The genomic stretch GTAAACTTTGCAAGTCTCGACCCTAGCCTTCAAGCCCGAGGAATTAAGGGCGCTTCCAACTCGAGCAACCTCGACAAAGAGATTTGGAATGAATTCTTCAACCATTGGGATGAGCTGCCCTTTGAAAGCGAGAAGCTACTTGCAAAAATTGAAAAAACAACCGTTGAGCAGCTGCATCACATTCCGGAAAACGAATTGCCCAAAGAAGGGAAAACAAGGGAGCAAATTGTAAGGGTCAGAGTAAATCAAGCCTTTTTCAGGAGCTCCATTCTGGCATCCTACAACAACACCTGCTGCATAACGGGAATACAACAGCCAGAACTGTTAATTGCCGGGCATATTAAACCATGGAGTATCGACGAAAAGAACAGGCTAAACCCTCAAAATGGAATTGCCATAAATGCGCTACACGACAAAGCATTTGAGGCAGGGTTAATAACAATAACCCCGGACTTTAAAATAAAGGTATCGCCAATTTTACTGAAGCAAAAAAAGTCAAAATCCATTGAGGAATACTTCACTAAATACAACAACCAGGAGATCATTCTCCCATCAAGATTTCTTCCAGACGTGGAATTCCTCAAGTATCACAACGAGGTTCGATTTAAACGCTAAGCGGCCAACACCAAAGCCATAACCTACCCCTGCTCTGCCATTGATTATTATGAAAAATGGCCATACATTTGGGTAAGGAAAGTCGGAACGCAAGCGCAAGTAACTTGTAAGCTTGGCTTTACCCCCAATACCAACCAAAAACCTCAACCATGGACAAGCAAAACACCTTTCGAATTGGCATCTCGATGGCAGGAGCCGTATCGGCAGGAGCTTACACCGCCGGAGTGATGGACTACCTGCTGGAAGCACTGGAAAATTGGCAAAAGGCTAAAGATTTAAATATACCTGGAGTACCCAAGCACAACGTCGTTATCGAATCGCTGGGAGGTGCCTCGGCTGGCGGCATGACTGCCGTTATTACCTCTGCCGCCCTACAAAAGAACTTTCCGCACATCAACCAACAGAACTACGCCACCGAGGTGAACA from Williamwhitmania sp. encodes the following:
- a CDS encoding HNH endonuclease, translating into MKEGQKLWTREELILAVNLYCKLPFGRLHRLNPEVISLANLIGRTASAVALKLVNFASLDPSLQARGIKGASNSSNLDKEIWNEFFNHWDELPFESEKLLAKIEKTTVEQLHHIPENELPKEGKTREQIVRVRVNQAFFRSSILASYNNTCCITGIQQPELLIAGHIKPWSIDEKNRLNPQNGIAINALHDKAFEAGLITITPDFKIKVSPILLKQKKSKSIEEYFTKYNNQEIILPSRFLPDVEFLKYHNEVRFKR